The genomic DNA GCGGCTTCATCCGCAAAGGTTCGGTTCCAAACACCGATTCCTCCAAGCTTCAATGACTTGGCGAGTTGCACCCTCGCTTTCAGGGATATACGATCCTCCAGCCAAATCTTTTTTACAACGCCATCCTCATTATACTCGACATAGTTCTGGCCTTCTGACGCTCTGAATTTAGGTTTCAGCTTAAATTTCTCGATAATCGCTGCTGTCGACTCCATACCAAGTGATTTAGAGCTAACCTTGATGCTGTCCCCTTTGGATGTTTCAGACCATACACGAGTGTATAGCGGAATGCCTAAGACAACTTTTTGAGATGGTACTTCATCCTCCTGAATGATTCGCTTGATCGACGCTTCCACCCACGGCAGCGAGGCGACAGAACCAGCCTTCGGGCTGGCTGCCCAATGCTCATCATAGGCCATAACCATGAGATAATCCGTAATGGAACCCAATGATTTTCGATCCAGAAAAGCAGACCACATTTCACTTTGAGACTTAGGTGTCACATCTATAGACAATATCAAATCATGTTCACGAGCCATCGGCTTAAGCTCTCGCAAAAATTGGGTGACATTGGGTCCATCCTTCGTATGAACATTTTCAAAGTCAATATTGATACCGTCCAGACCATTTTCCTCGGCAAGTGTAATTATCTGATCTATAATCGACTTTCGTCGTTCAAAGCTAGACAAGGCCTCTGTCGTTAATTCAGGATTAAAGCTGTTGCTCAACAAGCCCCATACTTCCATCCCCTTGCGATGCGCCCAACTGACATAGGCAGGATCCGCTTTGCTTTGTACGGTGCCCTCATTATCTATGACACTGAACCAGGTGGGGCTTACCACATTCACTCCAGGCATAGGGCCAAATTTGGAAGGATCGGGTTTACGATTGTAAACAGCCTCCCAGGCGAGGTTCACAGGTCTCCCCTCCCAGTGCTTCTCGGAGATAGATGGAGTATCTTTAGCCGGAGCAACCGCAAGCTCTTCTCCTTCAAAGACATTGGCTGCCTGCACATATCCAGCGTAGCCGTTATCCAGTTGAACAAAATACCAATCAGCCTGCTTGGACCAAATACGCACCTTCGTTTGTTGAGGTATATCCGTCAAAATAAAAGACAGGCTGGAGGCTTCTTTACGCAAAGCAATTTTGGCATCCTGTCGTCCATCCTTCTTCTCCACGTTCCCCAGTCTGACTTTCTCTCCGGCTTTCATCAGGATAACTGCACCCGTCACTGTGTCTTCATGAACGGATACACCATACACTTCACGGACAGCTTGCATAGGTATATAAACTGATCCACTAATAATCTGGGGAGCTGCGCTGAGCGTATATGATGTTCCATTCAATTCCCCTTGGGGCTTTGAAACGGTCATATGCAGCAAATTTTGCCTCGTAGCCAAAATAATAGTTTGGCTGTCGCCCTCATAACGGATCGCAGGATCAATTTTACTTTGCACAAATTTGAGCGGTACCAGCATGTTCTTGCCTGAGTTTTGGGCTTCATACCCGGTCAGCTTTCCCTGGATAAAAATAGGACGGACACTGCTTTGCCAATCGGGTTTTTCATGCAGTGGATTACCGAACCATACGACAGTAATTGCGCAGATGATCGCTGCGAACAATAGCAAGCTTGCTGCCCCTTTGAAACGTGAACGTTTACGGCGGCGTCTGGAATGATTTCTGGCCAATATTCAACCTCCATTGTCGGAACTTTGAATTACAGGATAACGTAAACTGAACTGGTTACTTAAACAAAAGTTATTTAAACAAAAAAACGCGGTAAATCCCCGCTTGTGGGGAATTTCTCACGTTTCCAACCCATTACAATATATACATATCGTACCAAAAAAAAATCTATTCCTTGTTTCGCTGAATTTCCTTGTTCATACAAGCTTTGCACACTCCGTATAACTCCATACGATGTCCATGCACTTCGAAACCTGTCTCCAACGAGGCATGGTGTTCCACATCAGCCAAGTACGGATAGCTGAAATCCTCAATCTTTCCGCATTTTTCACAAATGATATGATAGTGCTCCGAAACATTGGCATCATAACGACTGGCGTTATCTCCATAGGTCAACTCATGTACCATACCCGCTTCTATAAACATCTTTAAGTTATTGTAAACCGTAGCCACACTCATGCTTGGAAACTTGGATTCGAGCGCACGATATATTTCATCTGCGGTCGGATGCCCCATAGATTCCATCAAATAGTTTAATATGGCATGGCGCTGGGGTGTTATGCGTACACCTGTCTTCTTTAGAAGTTCCAAAGCATGCTGGACGCGAGCTGCCATATATGTCCACCGCCTTATCCCTTACTTACTATTCGCTTTATTACAACCATTTTACATTCTATTCATGTTATAAGGTCTATCCACATTGTACGGTCAATTCAAGTTTCTTGTCAACGCACTGCATTATCGTTGGATGTCTCGTTGGAGGCCCCGGTAGCGGGAGATTCAGCCGAAGGCGTTTTTGATGCATCAGGTATATTCGGTCCTACTGACTCGTCCAAGCCAGGTAGCGATGGCATCAGTAGCCTTTTGATCGTTAAATTACTGTTGCCTTCCACGTTGACCGTATACTTACCTGTCCCATTTTGGCCTGAGATACTTTTACTGTCTATTTTAAAAGGGAAGTCTGATCGAAGGTTACCGTAACTGCTGGACCCCTCCAACTGAAAGTCACCATTCGACGGAAGGTCCAATGCAATATCACCGACGGCACTGTATATTTTCCAATCTCCGCCTACCTGCTCGCTATGAACTTTGATCCCACCATTAAGCGAATTTGCATTCAGCTTTGCTGTGGGATTCAGAACGTTCATGTCACCGTTTTGAGTATCAACCGTAATATCACCTTCCGAGCGGGCAAGCTGGATGTCGCCTATCATCGTGCGCAGCGCAACTGTTCCTTCAATATCCCCTGCCTGCATATCGCCGCGATTGGTTCGAATATCTACATCTCCAGTGATACGATGCAGTTTGACCTGACCGTTCAAGGTGACTCCTTTGACATTGCCGATAGCACCATTAACCGTGAGATTCCCATTTCCGCTCTCAAGCCGGATGCTGTCGATGGCATCTACTCCGTTCAGGGTAATATCCCCGTTGGAGGTTCTGATCTGCATATTAAATCGCCGATCCTCCGGCACTGTAATTAGCATATTCGTACGGGGCTGACGTCTGCTCGATGCTCCGTATGACTGTACCTCCGGACGAATCTGAATGGTCTTGCCATCTGTAGAAGTCAGCGAGGAGGCTTGAGCAATCTTGTCCGCTTCGGCAGCAGGCGCTTGATCCACCCACAAGGTCGCACGTACCTCTACATTGGATACAGGTCGTCTGATCAGCGTTACATCGCCATTGACCGAATCAACTATCAAATCGGACGTCTGCATCGTTACAGGCACCAGGACGCCGCCCATATCATATCGGTTTCCCTTCGCCTGACTAAAATCCATGGACGCCGTGGTCAGATTCAAACTAACCTGGTTCCACAGGTACATATAATGATTTTGTTGGGTCATGGTAAAAACAGCAGCAGTCACTACCAATGCGGAGACAATTCCCTTCAGATCAGGTCTGAAACGCCGTCCGTTGTCGGGCTTGCCCTCCTTGCGGTAGTAAACCCCAAAAAAAACCAGATACTCCAGTCCCCACAGCACAAAAATAACGGGCCACCATACGAGGAGCAAAAGCATATATTCGGTATGCTGGACAACATCCAGGATAAGCAGAACACCTACAGCCATCACCAGAAGCGAAGAGGTGTAGCGCCCGACTCTTATTTTGCGGTGCAAGCCAGCTTCACCCTCTTTCTTTTACCTTTTTATGCTTGACCGACAAGCCGACTTCTCGCAAAAAGGCTAATAGTCCGATCAGCATTAATAAAATAGCTAGCGTCAAAAAGCCATAATCCTCGAAAAAGTTGCCCAGCCAGCGTGGTTTCATACGAAACAGAATCATAAGTCCGCCACCCACCACGAGCAGCACGGCAAAAAACAAGCCTTTCTCCCAAGCATAAAATGGACTGCTTCGCTGTCCTCGTGCATCCATCTGTGCATTACGATCTGGCTTACGGCGATAGCGAACCATATAATCCGCTGATTGTAACACGTCATATACATTATAAAAATATAAAACAGGAATGAACAAGCCGAGCAAAATAAGCAACGGAATGTTAATCCTCAAGCCGTCAGAAACAACATACAGCATCGCAAAAGTATCTAACAAAAGCAATACGATAAAAGTAAGCCCTCTAATGAATAGCCCCAAAAAGAGATGCCCCATTCCGGGTAACAATGCTGCCATTATAATAGAAATACCTTTGCGAAATTTAGCGTATTTAAAACGTTTACCCTGTTTGGGATGTTCCTGCTGTTCCGGCTCCGGTGACTGTTGTCCCTCTCCAGACAGTATCGGTTGTTCCGAGTCCATGCCATCCTCCCCCTTGAATTCCATGCGTGATCCGCAGCAAATCCTCCAATGGTTAGATAGTACCCCAATCGGATTCAAGAGTAACTGGAAAAATTATGTTAAACCCTCATT from Paenibacillus sp. FSL R10-2782 includes the following:
- a CDS encoding glycosyl hydrolase family 18 protein, with protein sequence MARNHSRRRRKRSRFKGAASLLLFAAIICAITVVWFGNPLHEKPDWQSSVRPIFIQGKLTGYEAQNSGKNMLVPLKFVQSKIDPAIRYEGDSQTIILATRQNLLHMTVSKPQGELNGTSYTLSAAPQIISGSVYIPMQAVREVYGVSVHEDTVTGAVILMKAGEKVRLGNVEKKDGRQDAKIALRKEASSLSFILTDIPQQTKVRIWSKQADWYFVQLDNGYAGYVQAANVFEGEELAVAPAKDTPSISEKHWEGRPVNLAWEAVYNRKPDPSKFGPMPGVNVVSPTWFSVIDNEGTVQSKADPAYVSWAHRKGMEVWGLLSNSFNPELTTEALSSFERRKSIIDQIITLAEENGLDGINIDFENVHTKDGPNVTQFLRELKPMAREHDLILSIDVTPKSQSEMWSAFLDRKSLGSITDYLMVMAYDEHWAASPKAGSVASLPWVEASIKRIIQEDEVPSQKVVLGIPLYTRVWSETSKGDSIKVSSKSLGMESTAAIIEKFKLKPKFRASEGQNYVEYNEDGVVKKIWLEDRISLKARVQLAKSLKLGGIGVWNRTFADEAAWDTLKEISK
- the perR gene encoding peroxide-responsive transcriptional repressor PerR codes for the protein MAARVQHALELLKKTGVRITPQRHAILNYLMESMGHPTADEIYRALESKFPSMSVATVYNNLKMFIEAGMVHELTYGDNASRYDANVSEHYHIICEKCGKIEDFSYPYLADVEHHASLETGFEVHGHRMELYGVCKACMNKEIQRNKE
- a CDS encoding DUF4097 family beta strand repeat-containing protein produces the protein MHRKIRVGRYTSSLLVMAVGVLLILDVVQHTEYMLLLLVWWPVIFVLWGLEYLVFFGVYYRKEGKPDNGRRFRPDLKGIVSALVVTAAVFTMTQQNHYMYLWNQVSLNLTTASMDFSQAKGNRYDMGGVLVPVTMQTSDLIVDSVNGDVTLIRRPVSNVEVRATLWVDQAPAAEADKIAQASSLTSTDGKTIQIRPEVQSYGASSRRQPRTNMLITVPEDRRFNMQIRTSNGDITLNGVDAIDSIRLESGNGNLTVNGAIGNVKGVTLNGQVKLHRITGDVDIRTNRGDMQAGDIEGTVALRTMIGDIQLARSEGDITVDTQNGDMNVLNPTAKLNANSLNGGIKVHSEQVGGDWKIYSAVGDIALDLPSNGDFQLEGSSSYGNLRSDFPFKIDSKSISGQNGTGKYTVNVEGNSNLTIKRLLMPSLPGLDESVGPNIPDASKTPSAESPATGASNETSNDNAVR